CCCCGCCGCCCCGTGCATTACGGAAAGATCGATCCCGAACAGTCACGAACGCTGATGCTACAGTACGGACTTGTCGAAGGGGACATCAATCTCAAGATCGATTTCCTGGCGCATAATCAGAAATTTCTCAACGATCTCGAACAGCAACAGGCCCGCTCGCGGCGCTACGATTTAATTCCGTCGCAGGAATTACAGTTTGCGTTTTATGATCAGCGAATTCCCGAAGACGTCTACGATGCGGTGAGTCTGAAGAAGTGGTGGAAAGTCGCCAGCCGCAAAACACCGACGCTGCTGAATATGCGACTCGAAGATTTCTTCGAAACGCAGGCGGAAGAGATTGACGAGAGCGAATTCCCGAACGCGATCAACATGGGCAAGATGCAGTTCCCGCTTGAATATCATCTGGAACCGGGTGCAGAAGAAGATGGCGTCACGGTTTCGATACCGCAGGAGAGCTTGAATCAGCTTTCCCCCCACCGGCTGGGCTGGCTGGTGCCGGGACTGTTAGAAGAAAAAGTGGCAGCGATGATCAAGTCGCTGCCCAAATCAGTGCGGCGAATGCTGGTGCCGGCACCGGAGACGGCAAAGCAGGTCGTCAGCAAGCTGGAGTTCGGCAAGGGATCGTTTGAAGAAACCGTCGCCGAGATGCTGTCGCAGATTTCGGGCGAGCGGATCACCGCAGATCAGTTTGAGATTCAACGGCTGCCGCAACATTTGCAGATGAATATTCGCGTGCTTGATCAGGGAGGCGAAGCGATCGCCGTCAATCGGAATCTGACGCAATTACGTCAGGAGTACGGTTCCAAAGCCGCTGACAGTTTTTCGGCACTCTCCGATGATCACTGGAGTCAAACCGGATTGATCGACTGGACGTTCGGCGATTTTCCGACCGAGGTACAAATTCAACACGATCAGCTTTCGCTCACCGGTTTTCCGAGCTTACTGGATGAGGGCACGACGGTGGCCCTCTGTCTGCGCGACGCACCCGAACGGGCTGCCTATGAGACGCGGTTTGGTTTGAGGCGGCTGTTTATCCTGTCTGAACATCGCCGTTTGAAAGCGCAGATTGATAATTTGCCCGGTTTGAACCGGATGTCGTTGTACGTGACGGCAATTGGCGGAATCAATTTGCGGGAGCAACTCATCGAACTGCTGGCGGAACGGACGCTGTTTGGCAGGAAGGAACAACTGCCTCGGAATGAAGCCCAGTATCGTCAGCTGGTGAAAGAATGGCGGAACCAGATTCCGGTCGCCGCCCAGGATTTGGCGAGTCTTCTGCCGGATCTGTTCGAGCAGTATCATAAGATCAAGGTAACGCTGGATAAAACCAAAGTGCCGGCCTGGAGTGAACCGCTGCATGATATGCGGACGCAGTTGAACGCGATGATCAACGCCCGGTTTCTGGTGAGCACGCCTTACCCCTGGTTGCAGCAGTTCCCACGATATCTGCAGGGGATCGAACTGCGGTTGAGCAAGCTCGGCGGCACCGGACTGCAGAAGGACATCAGCAATATCCGCAGCATCTCACGGTATTTCGAGATGTATTCCCAACGGGCCCGGCAGCATTATGAACGGGAAATTATTGATCCACAGTTGATCAAGTTTCGCTGGATGCTGGAAGAATTTCGCGTGTCGCTGTTTGCTCAGAAACTGGGAACAGCGCTGAAAGTCTCGCCGAAAATTCTAGATCAGCAGTGGGCAGCAGTGCGGGACTGATTCGTTCGTTTTTACTACCACTAAAAAGATAAGCGCTTACCTACCATGAGCGGAATGGCGCTAGCCACCGGTTGTTCTATTCAGCGTGCTATAAAAAACGGCGGCTAGCGCCGTGCCGCTCAAGTCTTGGAACGTTACAAATAAAAAAGCTGGCTCATCAACGAGCCAGCTTTGGTGTGTTTCCTTGTTGCGGGTATCGTTTATTCGCCGCGGAGTCGTCTGCCGAGCTTGCCGATTTCGGCTGCCAGCTCTTTGCGGGCTTCTCCCAGACCTTCGGGAGTCAGGTTACCACTCTTCAGGTAATCAAGCACGATGTCTTCGGCTTTCATCAGGTCTTTGCAGGCATCGGCGACTTCGGAGGCGATTTCCGTCGGAATCGTGGTCACGCCGTTCAAATCGCCGTGCAAGAGATCGCCGGGATAGATGGGAATGCCGCCGACCGTGACGGGTACATTCACCTGTAGTGTGTGACAGTAGCCGTGAGCACAGTTGGTGCCGTTAGTGAAGGCGGGGAAGTCGAGGGCTTCGACCTGGTCCAGATCGCGGCCGGCGCCTGAGGTGACGATGCCTTTCGCGCCATAAGCTTTATAAGTGGAGCACATGACTTCGCCGAAAGTGGCAGACGCCGTTGGTTCGTCGATGTCCTGATAGACGACAACCGGTGCACCGGGCAGAGATTCAAACGCAGCGACCTGGGCATCAAGGCCTGAGTAAACATCGCCGCTGCGCGGTGGTGCCATGCTGCGGAAGGTGGATGTCAGAGCGTAACCAACCATCGGTGGCATCTTGGGGAAACAGGCTTTGATGGAATCATTCATGTAGCCGGTGTTGCGGGGGCGGATGTTCCAGAGTTCGATGACGTTGCAGACAGTCGGTGTGTCGTACTTGGCGAGTTCTTCAAGGGCAGCGTTAGAGAGGCCTTCGGTGGACATGAATTTCTTCCTATTGAGGTTAAATTTTAATGATGCGGTTTTTCAAAAACGGAGGTCAAATTTCCCTGGGCATCGAATGGCAGCTCAAACGGCCCGGAGATGATTTCCAGATCGTCACGCGCATTGATCTCCTCCAGATACGGTTCGCTGACGATGACTTCACTCAATTCGAGAGTATCATAAATCTGTACGATGCGGCTTGTTTCCGGCGGAACCAGTCCGATGGTCTGTAGTGCAGCCTCGATGGCTTCGCGGTCTGTTTCATAGGCCAGCGGCACCATCGCTGCGGTAGGATGACTACCAGTATTAGCGTTTATGCGGGTGATTTTCCAGTCCACGCTGTCGACTGTGCGCTGATTGGTGAATTCGGCCAGGCCAATTCCACAGGCGTTGCCGTGCGTTTCTTCAGTCAGACCGCGAATCATGATGCGTTTAGCGGAGACATTATCCCGCTCGGTGGCGGCGTGATCATTAAACTTGCGGCCGATGACACAGGCATCCATCCCGGAGCCGCTGATGTTTTTGCCGATACGGTCTACAATCAACAGATCGGTTTTCTCAAACGGAAGCCGGGGCAACGATTCGCGGGCGATATTCAGCAGCTCGGTTTCCCGTTCATAGAACTGTTCCGGCAGCACGGCTTCGATCAGCGCGGTTTCATCGTAGGCGTTCTCGACTATCGCCAGCCCGCCGACGACCGAGCATTTCTTTAAGATCGAGGAAGCGACGGCTTTGATGATTTCTTCAAAGCTGAGATCTTCGATCGCCCGGTGATAGATTTTGGCGCCTTCGTGTTTGCCGAGGCCGATCAGCATCATCTTATGCAGGCCCGATTCGATATCGCCGACAAAACGGGTGTGCGGTTTAACGCGGCCGCAAATCAAGACGTGATCGGCTTCGTAGGCGTGCTTGTCAAAATGAACGGGGATGCCGTGCGACGTGGTATCGACGGTCACGGTTTCCATCGACGAACGAATTTCGACGCCCATCGTTTCGGCGGTAATGCCGTACGCTGCGATGACTTGCGCCTGTCCTTCCGCGGTTCCGCCACCATGACTGCCCATAGCGGGGACGATAAACGGGACAGCATCCAGTGATTTCAGATAGTCGACAGTGGTTTTGATGATCGCAGCAATATTGGCGATGCCACGACTGCCAACCGTGATGGCAACAGTTTCTCCCGGCTTGACTACTTTGTCTAAATTGATTTTAGGAAGTTCGGACAGAACCGCTTCGGGAACGTTCTCGATTCGAGAAGACTGGAAGTTTTGGCGAATTCGGTAAACCTTAGGAAGCGGGATGTTCATTGTGGGGCTTTGAATTATCAAGGAGTCATTTGGGCTGGTCTTCAGGATTTCAAATCGCGTCTATTATGAAGAGTCTGTTATTGTAAGTAAATCGTGTGTGTTTACGCTACATCCGGGCGTGTTCCAGGTTAAGATTCTTAAGATAACGTGAGTTCAGGCTTCGCGAGGATGTTTGGAATTTTGCGGCGCTGACAGGAATCGTCTTGTTCTAAATTGGTGATTTCGATACCTTAACGATTCTGATTTTGATAGACCAATCAGCAAGTCGAAACTGGATGTCGAGCCTTGTTGCTGCAAGGAAGCAGATATGAGAAAAAACTTTGAGCGGATCATTTTTGCTGTTTCCGTTTGTGTTCTGTCTGGTGTGTTATTTATCCAGGGGGTTCTGTATTTAAGAGACCTGGGTTTTGCCGATGAAGCGTCGACATTGACGGCTGCCATCGATGGCAGTTCAGCAAAGGCTCCTAACGAGCTGGCTGTAGCCGAAACCAACGAATGCCCGTTTCCCATTGATCAGACTTTGATCCCGGTAGAACTGGCTTTGGCAGAAGAGAATAACGAACCGGCTGTTTCGGACGAATTCACTGCCGATGGTCCTGCGATCAATGGTCCTGCATTAGAGGCCCCTGGTCGAATTGAGGAGAACTCGATTCCTGAACTGGAAAAATCCGGTCCTTCTCTCCCATTGTTTACGAAACCATCGCAGGAATTTCCCCAGACTCCTGGCCCACTGATGCCACCACTCAATGCAGAACCACTGTCGAATTCAAAGAAGCATTCGAATTCCAAAGAAGACCAGATC
This genomic interval from Gimesia alba contains the following:
- a CDS encoding RraA family protein, which produces MSTEGLSNAALEELAKYDTPTVCNVIELWNIRPRNTGYMNDSIKACFPKMPPMVGYALTSTFRSMAPPRSGDVYSGLDAQVAAFESLPGAPVVVYQDIDEPTASATFGEVMCSTYKAYGAKGIVTSGAGRDLDQVEALDFPAFTNGTNCAHGYCHTLQVNVPVTVGGIPIYPGDLLHGDLNGVTTIPTEIASEVADACKDLMKAEDIVLDYLKSGNLTPEGLGEARKELAAEIGKLGRRLRGE
- a CDS encoding lactate racemase domain-containing protein; protein product: MNIPLPKVYRIRQNFQSSRIENVPEAVLSELPKINLDKVVKPGETVAITVGSRGIANIAAIIKTTVDYLKSLDAVPFIVPAMGSHGGGTAEGQAQVIAAYGITAETMGVEIRSSMETVTVDTTSHGIPVHFDKHAYEADHVLICGRVKPHTRFVGDIESGLHKMMLIGLGKHEGAKIYHRAIEDLSFEEIIKAVASSILKKCSVVGGLAIVENAYDETALIEAVLPEQFYERETELLNIARESLPRLPFEKTDLLIVDRIGKNISGSGMDACVIGRKFNDHAATERDNVSAKRIMIRGLTEETHGNACGIGLAEFTNQRTVDSVDWKITRINANTGSHPTAAMVPLAYETDREAIEAALQTIGLVPPETSRIVQIYDTLELSEVIVSEPYLEEINARDDLEIISGPFELPFDAQGNLTSVFEKPHH